Proteins encoded by one window of Chondromyces crocatus:
- a CDS encoding VIT domain-containing protein produces the protein MPSTRAGARTARTLAALFWLLVTLTLGCGPGERPLLPRSQTWAELRTVRRSVTVQVPGEQPRSPYPRERLVDGAEIHVAEKGLAWLRRDGGATLLVHGPARLTLRAEGITMDEGRAFVDTPAGTVEHLATPSGPLQLAHVRASIHVGKGAAGSPSPGAEDGTEVYVLAGEVRAQGATGARAAAGERLLLRGKAPEAKATTEATLIWDDWTGGLATTDRTAEPAPYGVGTVGARPPGDQGSPRFPLAIQRLEVRVTIDGDFALTEVDEIFFNPSSQTVEGIYRFRTPQGALLHRFGVDRDGVTVWGRVKEKQAAAAQYQANVYAGSTEDPALLEWDAPGVYRARLYPIGPGESRRVVVRYAEWLGRSGPKGERRMYVYPMAAEGADGSLPLIEELVARVDLAPAGATEVRVGMQGTREGNTLIVRAQDLVPRADLAVELFDNGIPQGGVTARHVVDLSVLPPEERPEAQRRAQGEADYVLVPIRAADVPVLAGGLDLAVVLDASAATDANALGIGRAAVAALLAHLGPEDRVAVWAGDSALRPVAGGGLTAVDPARREAILSALASVERGGATDLGAMLAAAAEALDPARRGAVIYIGDGSPTVGERTLPDLRDRLAKLPRPARIFALGVGDVADMAILQGLAKGALAERIGDANAAARAALRVLEHAERPAWMGVRVDLGPEVERVFPRDLGALVTDEAAVLVGRLVGKKPPSQAIVSRVDGEARTLPLKITPIDDQGDLRRRWAEGRLAQLLDEGVGRAALVDLGSRYGVITPVTSLYVPTRNEMSPSERQELDQRKALTRSSPPRQSTSWFRKAEEASPTESAAAPSAHDDTEEGTGVRAKGEAPEMPRPAPVAAAPAPLATMTAPGAPRGGAGNVAPEPEFAPVVPPAEVAKVQPQRAASAPKPAPSAAPNVDRDQAKDFGMIGLLDNAPSTTAPPADALAERGNGWAEDEKSDGFGLGSIGGLGLSGVGEGGGGRADAPRPKSPFEELSRQTDALNKRRGPTSTTRGDDRIHPTGLHVTAETGASTRMMVAIGELPHTVIRCSAAATAPLEERVGLWRERLGRVAGNAQAAATVYRRALTGCEAPTFRERSRLLTLMLDLMPNTTARVSLWRVMWRDLGAADVLYRGILARVRTPDEMRELHQALGLKSIDPGLLQRSLADAKTPEAKVATLRDHVRVWPDDLSLALRLLDALEDAGDEAGARTLGRTLRARPDADARVRTAVGELYLRLAARNQDPARRALDEAEARRTFGEIVEFAPDDPAARRYLGDLLRAHGWYEEAARQYETLARLAPDDTSVALLRAAASQGMGKLEEAVRWTEAGGAAGAPDVVESPALTARALAATYLAWGRLAAREAGRTDERDLLAARIRRVRAGEGGDRTRGTRVTLTWAHPDLHPSLWTNALGAPMPAPEGDVTLGIAQAILPTRDGLVVEVRLEPDALEHAARLGAEAVLTAVFDEAEDSEVIVRLPVRFKRDGAATQRFAIKGQTMREVTP, from the coding sequence ATGCCCTCGACCCGTGCCGGTGCGCGAACAGCGCGCACCTTGGCCGCCTTGTTCTGGCTTCTCGTCACCCTCACGCTCGGCTGCGGTCCTGGCGAGCGACCGCTGCTTCCTCGCTCCCAGACCTGGGCCGAGCTCCGGACCGTACGGCGGTCGGTCACCGTCCAGGTCCCCGGGGAACAGCCCCGCTCCCCCTACCCGAGAGAGCGATTGGTCGACGGAGCCGAGATCCACGTCGCGGAGAAAGGCCTGGCATGGCTCCGACGCGACGGGGGCGCCACGCTGCTCGTGCATGGGCCGGCCAGACTGACGCTGCGCGCCGAGGGCATCACCATGGACGAGGGGCGCGCCTTCGTCGACACACCAGCAGGCACGGTCGAGCACCTGGCGACGCCCTCGGGACCGCTCCAGCTCGCGCACGTGCGCGCCAGCATCCATGTCGGTAAGGGCGCGGCCGGGTCCCCCAGCCCTGGCGCTGAAGACGGCACGGAGGTGTACGTGCTCGCGGGGGAGGTCCGCGCGCAGGGTGCGACCGGCGCCCGAGCTGCGGCCGGCGAGCGGCTACTCCTGCGAGGGAAAGCGCCAGAGGCGAAGGCCACGACGGAGGCGACGCTGATCTGGGACGACTGGACCGGCGGCCTCGCCACGACCGATCGCACGGCAGAACCAGCCCCCTACGGCGTGGGGACGGTGGGGGCTCGGCCGCCAGGGGATCAGGGCTCCCCTCGCTTTCCTCTGGCGATCCAGCGCCTCGAAGTCCGCGTGACGATCGATGGAGACTTCGCGCTCACCGAGGTCGACGAGATCTTCTTCAACCCGAGCTCCCAGACGGTGGAGGGCATCTACCGCTTCCGAACCCCTCAGGGCGCCCTCCTGCACCGCTTCGGCGTCGACCGCGACGGGGTGACCGTCTGGGGCCGCGTGAAAGAAAAGCAAGCGGCGGCCGCTCAGTACCAGGCCAACGTCTACGCCGGCTCCACCGAAGATCCTGCACTGCTCGAGTGGGATGCGCCAGGCGTGTACCGCGCCCGCCTCTACCCCATCGGCCCGGGCGAATCCCGCCGCGTCGTGGTGCGGTACGCCGAATGGCTGGGCCGCTCGGGCCCGAAGGGGGAACGGCGCATGTACGTGTACCCCATGGCTGCCGAGGGAGCCGATGGATCCCTGCCGCTCATCGAGGAACTCGTCGCGCGCGTCGATCTCGCCCCCGCAGGCGCGACCGAAGTTCGTGTCGGCATGCAAGGTACCCGAGAAGGCAACACCTTGATCGTCCGCGCCCAGGATCTCGTCCCGCGCGCCGATCTCGCGGTCGAACTGTTCGACAATGGGATCCCGCAAGGTGGAGTGACCGCGCGCCACGTGGTCGATCTCTCCGTCCTGCCCCCGGAGGAGCGCCCCGAGGCCCAGCGACGCGCCCAGGGAGAAGCCGACTACGTGCTCGTCCCGATCCGCGCCGCCGACGTACCCGTCCTTGCGGGAGGGCTCGACCTCGCCGTGGTGCTCGACGCTTCCGCGGCGACCGACGCAAACGCCCTGGGGATCGGTCGCGCGGCCGTGGCGGCGCTGCTCGCGCACCTCGGCCCGGAAGATCGCGTGGCCGTGTGGGCCGGCGATTCCGCCCTCCGCCCCGTGGCCGGCGGGGGACTCACCGCGGTGGACCCTGCACGGCGCGAGGCCATCCTCTCTGCGCTGGCTTCCGTCGAGCGAGGCGGCGCCACCGATCTCGGTGCCATGCTCGCAGCAGCCGCCGAAGCCCTCGATCCCGCGCGCCGAGGCGCGGTCATCTACATCGGCGATGGCTCTCCCACCGTCGGAGAGCGCACCCTCCCGGATCTCCGCGATCGCCTCGCCAAGCTACCGCGGCCGGCACGCATCTTCGCACTCGGCGTGGGCGACGTGGCCGACATGGCCATCCTCCAGGGGCTCGCGAAGGGCGCGCTGGCCGAGCGAATCGGCGACGCCAACGCGGCGGCCCGCGCAGCGCTCCGTGTGCTCGAGCATGCAGAGCGGCCCGCGTGGATGGGCGTCCGGGTGGATCTGGGCCCCGAGGTCGAGCGCGTCTTCCCTCGCGATCTCGGCGCCCTCGTGACCGACGAAGCCGCCGTGCTCGTCGGCAGGCTGGTGGGCAAGAAGCCACCCAGCCAGGCCATCGTGAGTCGCGTCGATGGTGAAGCCAGGACACTACCCCTCAAGATCACCCCCATCGACGACCAGGGAGATCTGCGCAGGCGCTGGGCCGAAGGACGCCTCGCCCAGCTCCTCGACGAGGGTGTCGGTCGAGCCGCCCTGGTGGACCTGGGGTCACGCTACGGCGTCATCACGCCCGTCACCTCTCTTTACGTACCCACCCGCAACGAAATGAGCCCGAGTGAGCGACAGGAACTCGACCAGCGCAAAGCCCTGACGCGCTCATCCCCACCGCGGCAGAGCACGTCCTGGTTCCGCAAGGCGGAGGAAGCCTCTCCGACGGAGAGTGCGGCCGCTCCCTCTGCCCACGATGATACCGAAGAAGGCACCGGCGTCAGGGCGAAGGGAGAGGCCCCCGAAATGCCTCGACCCGCGCCGGTTGCGGCAGCTCCCGCACCACTTGCCACCATGACCGCGCCCGGTGCCCCCCGAGGTGGCGCGGGAAATGTCGCCCCCGAACCGGAGTTTGCCCCCGTGGTCCCGCCCGCCGAGGTGGCCAAGGTCCAGCCACAACGGGCCGCCTCCGCGCCAAAACCAGCACCCTCTGCAGCGCCGAACGTCGACCGCGATCAGGCCAAGGACTTCGGCATGATCGGCCTGCTCGACAATGCCCCCTCGACCACAGCGCCTCCGGCAGACGCCCTCGCCGAGCGAGGAAATGGCTGGGCGGAGGATGAGAAAAGCGATGGCTTCGGCCTGGGAAGCATCGGTGGCCTGGGGCTGAGCGGTGTTGGCGAGGGAGGCGGAGGTCGCGCCGACGCTCCCCGTCCGAAGAGCCCGTTCGAGGAGCTCTCGCGTCAGACGGACGCCCTGAACAAGCGACGTGGGCCGACAAGCACCACCCGAGGAGATGACAGGATCCATCCCACGGGTCTCCACGTCACCGCGGAGACCGGCGCATCGACCCGGATGATGGTGGCGATCGGAGAGCTGCCCCATACGGTGATCCGCTGCAGCGCAGCCGCAACGGCGCCGCTGGAGGAGCGGGTCGGCCTCTGGCGAGAGCGCCTGGGCCGTGTGGCTGGCAATGCGCAAGCCGCAGCGACCGTGTACCGCCGCGCGCTCACCGGGTGCGAGGCGCCGACCTTCCGGGAGCGCTCCCGCCTCCTCACCCTGATGCTCGACCTGATGCCGAACACCACGGCGCGCGTCTCGCTGTGGCGCGTGATGTGGCGCGATCTCGGCGCCGCGGACGTGCTCTATCGAGGCATCCTCGCGCGGGTCCGCACCCCCGACGAGATGCGGGAGCTGCACCAGGCACTGGGCTTGAAGTCGATCGATCCAGGCCTGCTCCAGCGCTCTCTCGCCGATGCGAAGACACCGGAAGCCAAGGTCGCCACGCTGCGCGACCACGTGCGCGTCTGGCCGGATGACCTGTCGCTCGCGCTGCGCCTGCTCGACGCGCTGGAGGATGCGGGGGACGAGGCGGGCGCACGCACCCTCGGTCGCACCCTCCGCGCGCGGCCCGACGCCGACGCGCGGGTACGCACGGCCGTGGGAGAGCTTTATCTCCGGCTCGCGGCGCGCAACCAGGACCCTGCACGACGAGCGCTCGACGAAGCCGAAGCGCGCCGGACCTTCGGCGAGATCGTCGAGTTCGCGCCCGATGATCCGGCCGCGCGCCGTTACCTCGGGGATCTGCTCCGGGCTCACGGCTGGTACGAAGAGGCAGCCCGGCAATACGAGACCCTGGCTCGCCTCGCCCCGGACGACACCAGCGTGGCCCTGCTGCGCGCCGCAGCCTCTCAGGGCATGGGCAAGCTCGAGGAAGCCGTCCGATGGACGGAGGCCGGCGGGGCGGCAGGAGCGCCTGACGTCGTCGAAAGCCCCGCCCTCACGGCGCGGGCCCTGGCCGCGACCTACCTCGCGTGGGGCAGACTCGCCGCACGCGAGGCCGGTCGCACCGATGAGCGGGACCTGCTCGCCGCGCGGATCCGACGGGTGCGCGCTGGCGAGGGAGGGGATCGAACCCGTGGCACCCGGGTGACGCTCACCTGGGCACACCCCGATCTTCACCCCTCGCTGTGGACCAACGCCCTCGGCGCTCCCATGCCGGCGCCGGAAGGTGACGTGACCCTCGGCATCGCGCAGGCCATCTTGCCCACGCGCGATGGGCTCGTCGTCGAGGTGCGGCTCGAGCCCGACGCCCTGGAACACGCGGCACGCCTCGGTGCCGAGGCCGTGCTCACGGCCGTGTTCGACGAGGCCGAGGACAGTGAGGTGATCGTACGCCTCCCCGTCCGGTTCAAGCGCGACGGTGCCGCCACGCAGCGCTTCGCCATCAAGGGACAGACCATGCGAGAGGTGACGCCGTGA
- a CDS encoding ferredoxin--NADP reductase has protein sequence MGTRREALSCLDHARAYIRLWSALMPSAAPFDARLIAVRKLSPGVREMIFERVDGEPFVFDAGQWVNLLLPLPEGEVRRAYSIASAPAGTPRFELAVTRVEGGPGSEFLHAMEVGACVRAIGPHGLFTRSPQDPAPALFVATGTGITPLRSMLHAALRAGSGARMWILFGARFEEDILYRQELMELSRGSDRIRFEVTLSQGGASWSGRRGYVQQHVPELLAELTAKQAVDDPGGVGPHLYICGLERMVNAVRELSRGTLGVERKRVHVERYD, from the coding sequence GTGGGAACGCGGCGAGAGGCGCTGTCTTGCCTCGACCACGCGCGCGCCTACATTCGCCTGTGGAGTGCCCTGATGCCGTCTGCTGCGCCGTTCGATGCCCGTCTCATCGCTGTCCGGAAGCTCAGCCCTGGCGTGCGTGAGATGATCTTCGAGCGGGTGGACGGTGAGCCCTTCGTGTTCGACGCCGGCCAGTGGGTGAACTTGCTCCTGCCGCTCCCGGAGGGCGAGGTGCGTCGGGCCTACTCGATCGCGTCGGCGCCCGCGGGGACGCCCCGCTTCGAGCTGGCGGTGACGCGGGTCGAAGGGGGACCTGGCTCGGAGTTCCTCCATGCGATGGAGGTGGGGGCCTGCGTGCGCGCGATCGGGCCTCACGGCCTGTTCACCCGCTCGCCCCAGGATCCCGCGCCGGCGCTGTTCGTCGCGACGGGCACCGGGATCACGCCGCTGCGGAGCATGCTGCACGCGGCACTGCGGGCGGGCTCGGGGGCGCGGATGTGGATCCTGTTCGGCGCCCGGTTCGAGGAGGACATCCTCTACCGGCAGGAGCTGATGGAGCTGTCGCGGGGGTCGGACAGGATTCGCTTCGAGGTGACCCTTTCTCAGGGGGGAGCTTCGTGGTCGGGGCGTCGAGGGTACGTGCAGCAGCATGTCCCCGAGCTGCTCGCCGAGCTCACGGCCAAGCAGGCGGTGGACGATCCGGGAGGCGTCGGCCCTCACCTGTACATCTGCGGTCTGGAGCGGATGGTGAACGCGGTGCGGGAGCTCTCGCGTGGGACGCTCGGTGTGGAGCGGAAGCGCGTCCACGTGGAGCGGTACGACTGA
- a CDS encoding lamin tail domain-containing protein, whose product MKRLTSALALATVFASPSAALAAGQKLLLSEVVPSGDQAEFIEIYNPGPAAVTLTNYYLADYNTYYNSVNSVAPSGDTDFVIRFPAGAVIQPGQFQTVALKGAECFRMNCGAGGVFPGFGVYPTYEVLQADATKSSASIPDMVIPFTNAFGANAGLTNGGEPVVLFYWDGMSDLVSDADYVYFGTGSGSNAGINKTGVSVDGPDADSTPSMYLPETADNVARHAPVHLDSTIQVRTTCRVDFAETGQTMSGSNGVAGADETSENGSVTWDDCTVATPNDGDPDGDGVLSSVDNCPTVANPNQEDSDGDGVGDACEGMGTGGGGAGGSSGVGGGMSGSGGGQGGAGGAGGAGGAGGDGGEGGVVASGGAGGTGGAGGIAGAGGAGGEPGAGGDGGTIGTPTSSGSGGSGLSHGGADGCGCRVAGDTRGASAGASALLLAVGALALTRRRGSDRKRRSP is encoded by the coding sequence ATGAAGCGGCTCACGTCAGCACTCGCGCTCGCCACGGTCTTTGCGTCACCTTCCGCAGCCCTCGCGGCGGGCCAGAAGCTCCTGCTCTCCGAGGTCGTCCCCTCGGGTGATCAAGCGGAATTCATCGAGATCTACAACCCTGGCCCTGCCGCGGTGACCCTGACCAATTACTATCTTGCCGATTACAACACGTATTACAACTCGGTGAACTCCGTCGCACCGTCTGGTGACACGGACTTTGTGATTCGCTTTCCGGCTGGAGCTGTGATCCAGCCGGGTCAGTTCCAGACCGTCGCCCTCAAAGGCGCCGAGTGTTTCCGGATGAACTGCGGGGCTGGCGGTGTGTTCCCCGGCTTCGGTGTGTACCCGACCTACGAGGTGCTTCAGGCCGACGCGACGAAGAGCAGCGCGAGCATCCCCGATATGGTCATTCCTTTCACGAACGCCTTCGGCGCCAATGCAGGATTGACCAACGGAGGCGAGCCCGTGGTCCTGTTCTACTGGGACGGCATGAGCGATCTCGTGTCCGACGCGGACTACGTGTACTTCGGGACGGGCAGCGGTTCGAACGCGGGGATCAACAAGACCGGCGTGTCCGTGGATGGCCCTGACGCCGACTCGACGCCCTCGATGTACTTGCCGGAGACGGCGGACAACGTGGCCCGGCATGCGCCGGTGCATCTGGACTCGACCATCCAGGTGCGGACCACGTGCCGTGTGGACTTTGCCGAGACCGGGCAGACGATGAGCGGGAGCAATGGCGTGGCGGGCGCCGACGAGACCAGCGAGAACGGGTCGGTCACCTGGGACGACTGCACGGTGGCGACGCCGAACGACGGTGACCCCGATGGCGACGGCGTGCTCAGCTCCGTCGACAACTGTCCCACGGTCGCGAACCCCAACCAGGAAGACTCGGACGGCGACGGCGTGGGCGACGCGTGCGAGGGCATGGGGACGGGCGGCGGCGGTGCAGGAGGGAGCAGCGGCGTGGGCGGGGGGATGTCGGGGAGCGGTGGTGGCCAGGGGGGCGCTGGCGGCGCCGGCGGCGCTGGTGGCGCTGGGGGTGACGGCGGCGAAGGCGGCGTCGTTGCCAGCGGCGGTGCAGGAGGGACTGGTGGCGCTGGTGGAATTGCTGGAGCAGGCGGCGCTGGCGGTGAGCCTGGCGCTGGCGGTGACGGCGGAACCATCGGTACACCTACCTCGTCCGGCAGCGGCGGGAGCGGGCTCTCGCACGGTGGCGCGGATGGCTGCGGATGTCGCGTTGCCGGGGACACGCGCGGTGCTTCTGCTGGAGCGTCGGCGCTTCTCCTGGCGGTCGGTGCGCTGGCCCTGACGCGACGACGGGGCAGCGATCGCAAGCGTCGGTCCCCCTGA
- a CDS encoding VIT domain-containing protein, whose protein sequence is MSRKLQVTRSDRYDVAEWIEDASGAGGGPPRPPPDTSASGPRRFALVASLLVVVATAVFIARSGRRPPESRPLSPTMADLSAVHAGVTVNGSEIRRLQRLHPGDTVATDADGSARLRIDDGTTVVIDRDTTLALSGSGISLERGRVFVQGTPGARSEIVVGDVNALLTDADVAVERGRTEPGAARIYAPRAEVTLRTPKGEQPLRSGETAVLRGDVVEIGPERGFDDWTGGLSAPWGARGVPRRAVGELWGRPGVDAELGAPLTLRAHDVRATITRELAETEVRSTFFNGGSDTVIGDFRMALPQGAIVSGFASTRGETTREGHPSLANRDDAPGITSTEMLEWAGEGWVRGTLPSVQPGEVVTVTVRYVEWLSPVRRADATTSVVQYRYPLAGEASPPLIGEFSARIDASPSRPRSVGAGFSAAGRAGTPGTPDSAPLAGPIVELRRPDFRPTADLVVEVELTPWDAPARLYFAPGDPNDEAGGTVLVRTELPDALPVPAGGEGVTLALLLDTSASIDPALLDAERALASAIVGGLSARDRVIVLAADAETRHVGPDTLGPADAPRRTATLEAIRTLSPGGSTDLGRAFERAADALPSDAPAGMVIYLGDGWPTVGDDSADAIAARLSRRPSGAPRIGAVAVGPLANRSALAALTRGTGPLFELADATDAPRLSISLLAEALQPAAAGVEIDLGPSVERVYPRASRAIPHGDTVAAVGRTRTEPPKEITLRWRDARGVHEEKRQVTVIPTNRVDDLQRRWAAARVDEIALRGRGREAATDVALRAGLLTPWTALVSSGAEFSAPGKRVHRPTPLPTRILDLALDPAGGGFSAALVTPQGAAGALTDVLGALTPHTDDEGDAAYKAAVALASRRTITQASGSVRACRDSRAALRPDLAGQLTVSLRVDGEGRAEDVSVKGLGATNDAALLRCVEVVIAGLTFPASGLRETVSVTLILPLPDARVPLRGRRCSPTSTIPLPLRRGVWQERINRSPGKFGEAVTAANLASGIYLEARHACELPTWSDRRALLELLIGHRQDVGYRVQLARELDRAGDADAATLVRREAARRAQSPEELRQLRQALIVDETYPEGVFRKRYTAARTDSERLAVVRRFQQLAPHAPQLRLRLLRLLEALGMKDELNDEVRRLRRDPFAEATLLAEGASALRRAGNEVEARRTFGELSERAPRDPWARAFLGDRLRTEGWFDDATAAYATLETLAPGDPAALLRLGLAHAGAGRLDVALRILSRVAQTGGRTGSAELGELASRLAQVLIADALQRKDLPPQADVRLARAALELPFPAGATVVLIRSPGGTTAVQAELIRGTGAARREQPAEFTAASLGLSSLRIEPGETTAPLLRLRRTEDLAPAPPLRVRVDALIPRGERTPPALVTTEVDLPASGEAVTLRWTDGRWEPERT, encoded by the coding sequence GTGAGCCGCAAGCTTCAGGTGACCCGGAGCGACCGTTACGACGTGGCCGAGTGGATCGAGGACGCCTCTGGAGCAGGCGGAGGGCCACCGCGGCCTCCCCCCGACACATCGGCGTCCGGTCCTCGACGCTTCGCGCTCGTGGCATCACTCCTCGTGGTCGTCGCGACCGCTGTGTTCATCGCGCGCTCGGGGCGGCGCCCGCCAGAGAGCCGACCGCTCTCCCCCACCATGGCAGATCTCTCGGCCGTCCACGCCGGGGTCACCGTGAACGGTAGCGAGATCCGGCGGCTACAGCGCCTCCACCCGGGCGACACGGTCGCGACGGACGCCGACGGCAGCGCGCGACTGCGGATCGACGACGGCACGACCGTCGTGATCGATCGCGACACCACGCTGGCGCTCTCCGGCTCGGGCATCTCACTCGAACGCGGCCGCGTCTTCGTGCAGGGCACCCCCGGCGCACGCTCCGAGATCGTCGTCGGTGACGTGAACGCCCTCCTGACCGACGCCGATGTCGCCGTGGAGCGTGGCCGCACCGAGCCCGGCGCAGCACGCATCTATGCACCACGCGCCGAGGTCACCCTGCGCACCCCCAAGGGCGAACAGCCCCTGCGCTCCGGCGAGACGGCGGTGCTTCGTGGCGACGTCGTGGAGATCGGCCCCGAGCGAGGCTTCGACGACTGGACGGGTGGCCTCTCGGCCCCCTGGGGTGCTCGGGGCGTGCCCCGCCGCGCCGTCGGTGAACTCTGGGGACGCCCGGGCGTCGACGCCGAACTCGGCGCTCCCCTCACCCTCCGCGCCCACGACGTCCGCGCCACCATCACCCGGGAGCTCGCCGAGACCGAGGTCCGCTCCACCTTCTTCAATGGCGGCTCCGACACGGTCATCGGCGACTTCAGGATGGCGCTCCCTCAAGGCGCCATCGTCAGCGGGTTCGCCTCCACGCGCGGCGAGACCACGCGCGAGGGTCACCCCTCGCTCGCCAACCGCGATGACGCTCCTGGCATCACCTCCACCGAGATGCTGGAGTGGGCTGGCGAGGGCTGGGTGCGCGGCACCCTCCCCAGCGTTCAGCCCGGTGAAGTCGTCACGGTGACCGTACGCTACGTGGAGTGGCTCTCCCCGGTCCGCCGCGCTGACGCGACCACCTCCGTCGTGCAGTACCGCTACCCCCTCGCCGGCGAGGCGAGCCCGCCCCTCATCGGTGAGTTCTCGGCGCGCATCGACGCTTCCCCCTCGCGTCCTCGCTCGGTCGGCGCCGGCTTCTCGGCCGCAGGTCGGGCCGGCACCCCCGGGACGCCCGACAGCGCCCCGCTCGCCGGCCCCATCGTCGAGCTACGGCGCCCGGACTTTCGGCCGACCGCGGATCTCGTCGTCGAGGTCGAACTCACGCCCTGGGATGCCCCCGCGCGCCTTTATTTCGCTCCCGGAGACCCGAACGACGAAGCCGGAGGCACGGTGCTCGTCCGCACCGAGCTTCCCGACGCCCTCCCGGTCCCTGCAGGTGGCGAGGGCGTCACCCTCGCCCTGCTCCTCGACACCTCGGCCAGCATCGACCCCGCCTTGCTCGACGCCGAGCGCGCCCTGGCCTCGGCGATCGTCGGCGGCCTGTCCGCGCGCGATCGCGTGATCGTCCTGGCTGCCGACGCGGAGACCCGCCACGTCGGTCCCGACACCCTGGGCCCGGCCGACGCCCCCCGACGTACCGCCACCCTCGAAGCCATCCGCACTCTCTCGCCTGGAGGGAGCACCGATCTCGGCCGCGCGTTCGAGCGCGCCGCAGACGCTCTCCCCTCGGATGCACCTGCGGGCATGGTGATCTACCTCGGCGATGGATGGCCCACCGTCGGCGACGACAGCGCCGACGCCATCGCCGCGCGCCTCAGCCGACGCCCCAGCGGCGCCCCTCGCATCGGTGCCGTCGCCGTCGGCCCCCTCGCCAACCGCTCCGCGCTCGCGGCGCTCACCCGAGGGACAGGTCCCCTCTTCGAACTCGCAGACGCCACCGACGCACCACGGCTCTCCATCTCGCTCCTCGCAGAGGCCCTCCAGCCCGCCGCCGCAGGCGTCGAGATCGACCTCGGCCCCAGCGTGGAGCGCGTCTACCCCCGCGCATCCCGCGCCATCCCCCATGGTGACACCGTCGCGGCCGTCGGGCGCACCCGCACCGAGCCCCCGAAGGAGATCACCCTGCGCTGGCGCGACGCCCGCGGCGTCCACGAAGAGAAGCGGCAGGTCACCGTCATCCCCACGAACCGCGTGGACGACCTGCAACGCCGCTGGGCAGCCGCCCGTGTCGACGAGATCGCGCTCCGCGGGCGCGGTCGAGAAGCCGCGACCGACGTCGCGCTCCGCGCTGGCCTGCTCACCCCCTGGACCGCCCTGGTCTCCAGCGGTGCCGAGTTCAGCGCCCCCGGAAAGCGCGTGCACCGCCCCACCCCCTTGCCCACGAGGATCCTCGACCTCGCCCTCGACCCTGCCGGCGGAGGCTTCTCCGCCGCGCTGGTCACCCCGCAAGGCGCAGCCGGCGCCCTGACCGACGTCCTCGGCGCCCTGACGCCCCACACCGACGACGAGGGCGACGCCGCCTACAAGGCTGCCGTCGCGCTCGCATCACGGCGCACGATCACCCAGGCCAGCGGCAGCGTGCGCGCCTGCCGTGACTCCCGCGCCGCCCTGAGACCGGACCTCGCCGGCCAGCTCACCGTCTCCCTCCGCGTCGACGGCGAGGGCCGGGCCGAAGACGTCTCCGTCAAAGGCCTGGGCGCGACGAACGACGCCGCCTTGCTGCGCTGCGTGGAGGTGGTGATCGCTGGCCTCACCTTCCCGGCCAGCGGCTTGCGCGAGACCGTCTCGGTGACGCTCATCCTCCCTCTCCCGGATGCGCGGGTCCCGCTGCGAGGACGCCGCTGCTCCCCCACCTCCACCATCCCCCTCCCCCTCCGCCGAGGCGTCTGGCAAGAGCGGATCAACCGCTCCCCCGGCAAGTTCGGCGAGGCCGTGACGGCGGCGAACCTCGCGTCCGGGATCTACCTCGAAGCGCGGCACGCCTGTGAACTCCCCACCTGGTCCGATCGCCGAGCGCTGCTGGAGCTGCTCATCGGCCACCGACAGGACGTCGGTTACCGCGTCCAGCTCGCACGCGAGCTCGATCGCGCGGGCGACGCCGACGCCGCGACGCTCGTCCGACGCGAGGCAGCCCGCAGGGCCCAGAGCCCGGAGGAGCTGCGCCAGCTTCGCCAGGCACTCATCGTCGACGAGACCTACCCCGAAGGCGTGTTCCGCAAGCGTTACACGGCCGCGCGCACCGACAGCGAGCGGCTCGCCGTGGTGCGCCGCTTCCAGCAGCTCGCGCCCCACGCCCCGCAGCTCCGCCTCCGCCTGCTCCGCCTGCTCGAAGCCCTCGGCATGAAGGACGAACTCAATGACGAAGTCCGCCGCCTCCGCCGCGATCCCTTCGCCGAGGCCACGCTCCTGGCCGAAGGCGCCTCGGCCCTCCGACGCGCGGGCAACGAGGTCGAAGCGCGTCGCACCTTCGGCGAGCTGAGCGAGCGCGCCCCCCGCGATCCGTGGGCGCGCGCCTTCCTGGGCGACCGCCTGCGCACCGAGGGGTGGTTCGACGACGCCACCGCCGCCTACGCCACCCTCGAGACACTGGCCCCTGGCGATCCGGCTGCCCTGCTCCGGCTCGGCCTCGCCCATGCGGGCGCTGGACGCCTCGACGTCGCCCTCCGCATCCTCTCTCGGGTCGCGCAGACCGGAGGCCGCACGGGCAGCGCCGAGCTCGGAGAACTCGCCAGCCGACTCGCGCAAGTGCTCATCGCCGACGCCCTCCAGCGCAAGGACCTCCCTCCTCAGGCCGACGTCCGCCTCGCGCGCGCCGCCCTCGAACTCCCCTTCCCTGCCGGCGCCACGGTGGTCTTGATCCGCAGCCCTGGCGGCACGACCGCCGTGCAGGCGGAGCTGATCCGCGGGACGGGCGCTGCACGCCGCGAACAGCCCGCGGAGTTCACCGCCGCATCGCTCGGACTGTCCTCGCTCCGCATCGAACCAGGCGAGACCACGGCCCCCTTGCTCAGGCTGCGCCGCACCGAGGATCTCGCGCCTGCCCCCCCGCTGCGGGTCCGGGTCGACGCCCTGATCCCTCGCGGAGAGCGCACGCCCCCTGCACTCGTGACGACGGAGGTCGACCTCCCCGCGAGTGGAGAGGCCGTGACCTTGCGCTGGACGGACGGTCGCTGGGAACCCGAGCGCACCTGA